The Teredinibacter sp. KSP-S5-2 genomic interval GATTCCTATGACAATAAAAACGGCATTAATTTAATGGTTGATACCATGAATCAGCAATATTTTAATAACAAATATCCGTATCGAAATGACATTGCTGTTGCAGAATGGTTTGTTGAGTTTTTCAAAAAAAATAGTGTTTTTTTTAAGGCTGACGCCTTGAAAATTGTAGTTGAAAGTGAAGTTGATGGCGGATTGAAACGTAACCTTAAAAAAATAATGAAGTGTCAGAAAAAATTAAAAGAGAATGGTGTGTCCAATGAAGGTTGAGCAAGATAAAGTCGTCTCGTTTCATTACGAGTTAAAAGATGTTGACGGGAATTTACTGGAAGCATCAAGCAGTAGTTACCCCTCTTTATATCTCCATGGTCATAATAATATGCTGCAAGGTATCGAAACAGCGCTGGAAGGAAAACAAGATGGAGAAAATGTGTCTGTAACCTTGGAGCAGGATGATGCCTATGGAAGACGACGTGAAAACGCGGCAGCGAGAGTGCCGTTAAAAAATATTCAATTACCTGACAATGCTCCTGTAAAAGGCAAGCTTAAGCCGGGACAAATTGTGTTAGTCAAAACCCCTCAGGGAATGAGAGATGCGCGCGTGGTAAAACATGGACTGAAGGCTGTGGATATTGATACTAACCATCCTTTTGCGGGGATGACGCTTGTGTTCGATATCAATATTGTCAGTGTTCGTGAAGCCACGGCAGAAGAGCTTGCTCATGGCCATGCTCACGGAGATGGTGGTCATCAGCATTAATGTTACAAGGTATAAGTTTGAATAAGATTTAGTCATTTTTGATTCAGAAAAAGGGGGAAATATCTCCCTTTTTCTTATTCTTTTTTTGACTATTTTTATAACAAAATGCAGTTAGCAGGAATTAAAAAATCCGTTCTCATTCTCATTTCCTTTTGGTCTATATTTCTGCCCCTTCAAGCCGATACTTTTTGATTCGTCGCAAACTTTTAGCTTATCCCCTCATGTAGTCTAGCGGCTCAAAGCTTGGATCCAATTGATCGATCTATAAGCACAAAATAATTTTTTTGCTGGCTTTGTCAGGAGTATTTGACAAAGCGCTTTAGACCCTGGAGTGGTACTAAGTCACCCTAACAATAGGAACCTCTGTTGGCAGACAGGGGTTTCGTATTACTCCAGGTTTTTTCCAAATAAGTGGTGAACACTATGGTCTTTTCGGATATCTCAGATTTGGATATTAACCTCCCAAAGCGTGATGCTGGTTCGGTTTCTTCTAATACGAGTCGCCATAGCGGTTCATCAGCACAGGCCTTAATTATTGATGGTTTGCTGAGAAAAAAAGCCAAGTCGTTGGGTATTGATACGAGCTTGGATGATGTCGCATTGGCTGAGGCTGTATTTGAAAAAGAAGTGACATATTCCTGTACTACAGAAGAAGAGTGTCTGAAGTACTATGAAGAAAACAAACACGAATTTTTCTCAATCCCAACTATAGAGGTTAGCCACATCCTAATTTCTGCAGATTCCGAGAATGCAGAGAGTAAACAGGTCGCAAAATCTCTGGCCGAAAAATTAATATCTGATTTAACTGCCGGTGTTGTTACATTTTCCGAAATGGCTAATATGTATTCATGTTGCCCATCACGGGATAACGGTGGTTATCTTGGCAAAGTCTCCAATGGCCAAGCGGTTGCAGAATTCGAAAAAGCGTTACTGAAAGGCGAGTTGGGTATCCAAGCTGCGCCAATAGAGACGCGTTTTGGTTTTCATGTTGTGAATATTCTCGATAAAGCATTTGCCAGAGAGCGATCTTTTGACTGTGTCAAAGGGCAAATAACTGAATACTTGAATGAGAAAAAGCGGTGTAAGGCGATTGCTGAGTATGTTCGTGAGCTTGTTCACTCCGCCGAGGCTCAAAATATTTCGGTCGATACTTCAAAAACCTATCTTCAATAGTCGGATTCTTCATAAACACCAGACAATATATGCCGTGTCTGGTGTATTATTCTATCGTCACCAATCTAGCAAGTGCACTATTCTGTATTTAATTCTATTGTTTATAAAAACATGGATAGTTAGCCCCAAATAAACTTATTTTCATTCTGTAAATTTGATGTAGTTAGTATCAATCTACAAATATGGGGTGAAAATAATAGTGTTATATAAGGGTATATAGGGGGCGGCTATGGCATATGCACTTGATTTTAATAAGATCGAGCTTGGCCAATACCTGGAAGAGCTTACTCAAAAAGAGCTTTTGCCAAGTCGATCGGCGCTCAAATTTGGCCTTGAAAAACGCTTTACCCAAATCAGTCGACAAGGGATTCGAAATCTGCAGGATCTGCGGGCAGTACTTAAAACGAAAAAACGTTTAGAGGACTTTGCTACCCGATCCGGGGTTAATATGGAATATTTAATATTACTCGCACGTGAAATAAATAGTATGGAGGCTCGTCCGGTAAAATTAAGGGAGTTCCCAAATGTGGACATGACTTCAGTTCATGCTTTGGAAAGCATTGGTATTGATAGCAGTGAGCAGCTATTTAATGCTTCGACCACAAAAGAAAGGCGGGAACATCTGATTGACGTGACGGGTATCAAACCTTCCCAGCTAGACGAGTTGGTCAGACTTTCGGATTTGGTACGAATTCAGTGGGTGGGTACAGCGTTTGCCAGAATTCTTTGGCTTGCACATGTTGATACGGTGGAGAAAGTTGCGTCTTCTGACGAACAAGAGCTTTACCAAAAAATTGGTTCAGTGATGGAAAGAAGCTATATTGGTATCGCCAAGCTTGGTATGAAAGACGCAAAACGCTGTATTCATGCTGCAAGGCAATTAACGTATGATATTCAGTATTAAATGAATTTCACGCTGGTTTTATCTTTTCTCAGGCAAGATGAGATATAGTTAATTGCCGTTAAAAAATAACATTGAAATGGGAGTGTATGGCTGCGAAAACTTTTGCTGAGCTGATCCAGCAGATTGAGACTTACGATGCGTACATTTTTGATCTAGACGGTACGTTGGTTGATTCATCAAAAGCCATTTTGGAAATATTAAACGAATGGTGTGAGTCTCGAGAACTCGACTTGGAAATCATGCTTGCCGCATCGCATGGAGCCCGTATCACTGATGTGCTGCCTAGTGTGGCTCCACAACTTGATGTGGAGGACGAGGTTGAGTACCTGTTAAAGCGGGAGCTTGAGGTTCAAACAGGATTGACCGAAATCCCAGGTGCGGGCGAATGGCTTCACCAGTTAACCGAGAGGGGTAAATCTTGGGGGGTGGCGACATCCGGAACCAAAGCTGTTGCAAAAATGCGGATGAATGCTGCTAATTTGCCGGTTCCTTCCGTATTTGTTACTGCTGAGATGGTGTATCAAGGAAAACCAAACGCGGAACAGTTCCAGATTGCGGCTGAATGGTTGGGGTTTGCTACCCAGCGTTGTTTGGCGTTTGAGGATTCCAACAACGGTGTATGTTCTGCCTTGGCTGCGGGCTGTGATGTCGTTGTGGTTGGGCGTGAATGTCAGATTCAGCACAATCGAATTATTGGCAAAATAGAAAACTACTTTCCGTTGATTGTCAGTGAAGAGGTTAGCGCTGATTAGCGCAAAGTATTACTTGTGAGGGCGGCATATTGGCTAATATAGCAATCATTGCAGGTGATATTACACTCGCCGAGACAGATGCAATTGTTAACGCAGCCAACCCAATTATGTTGGGTGGTGGAGGTGTTGATGGTGCTATTCATCGAGCTGCCGGGTCCGAGTTACTGGAAGAATGCTATAAGGTGGAATCGGTTAATGGGATACGTTGCCCAACAGGGGAAGCCAGAGTCACTGGTGCAGGAAAGCTGCGCGCGAAGTATGTCATCCATACGGTAGGACCGAGATACCGCTTTGAAAAAAAGCCCGAAGAATTATTGGCCTCTGCATATACAGCCTGTCTTGATCTTGCGCTGGAAAAAGGTTGTAAATCCATCGCATTCCCAGCTATTTCATGTGGTGTGTATGGTTACCCATTGAGAGAAGCCGCTCACATAGCGATAAAGTGCTGCTTGGCTGATCGTTATTCTGGTCTTGATATTTATTTTTATCTGTTTGAACAAGGTGCTCATGTAATATGGCAAGACACCTTGCAGAGAATGCAATCGGGTGACGATAAATAGGGGCGGATCATTTAGTCATGGGTTAGTGGTACAAACCTAACGGGAATTGAACGGAGTTTTTCTATTCGATTACCAGACTTTTTCTCTACGAGCGTCAAATACTGCGTTTCATACTCACCACCAATGGGAAGGATCATTTTCCCTCCCTGTTTTAGCTGTTTAATTAGTGCTTTAGGGATAGTTTTCCCGGTGGCAGTAACAATAATCGAATCATATGGGGAGTAATCATCAAGCCCTAAATGGCCATCTTGAGAATACACTTCAATATTTGTATATCCCAAATCCTGAAGCCTTTGTCTGGCACTTTCGGCAAGCGTCGGGATGATTTCAATAGAATAAACCCGCTTGGCCAACTCACCAAGGATTGCAGCCTGATAGCCACAACCGGTGCCAATTTCCAGAATTATGTCATCACTATTGATATCCAGGTATTGAGTCATGAGGGCAACAATAAATGGCTGGGAAATGGTTTGTCCGTAGCCAATGGGAAGTGGGCGGTTGTCATAACTCATTGGTTCGAGTTCTTGTGGAACAAACGCCTCTCTGGGGACCGCTCGCCACCTTGTTGCTCAGGGAATTAAACCCAGTTGTTGTACTGGTGAGTAGGAAATCCTGTTTAACGTCTTCAATCAGCTGGTCGATCATAAAAAAGTAAACTTCCTTGTTACATATGTTTTTATGAGTTTAGTGATATGTTCGTTGGCTGAAATGTATATGCTTGATATTTTTCATGAGTTTTTGAAACGCTTCCTGAGATAAGTGAAGTAAGGTTTCATGATCACCTGCTTCGATGTAAACATCGTTTAGCTTATCAAGATCCTGTTCACACACGATATTCATATTATATGCTTGGCCAATTGCTGGAATTGCTCCGGGTTCACAGTCATTAAACATCGCATAGATATGTTCTTCGTCGACTAAGTGAAGTCCTTTACTGAGACTTTCTTCAAGCTTGCTTACACTGACTTTTGCATCAGCGGGAAGAATCGCCATGAGATGATGCCCTTCGTGATCCTCAAAAATTACGGCTTTAACAATCGTTTTTGCTGGAATGTGTGCTGCCAATGCGGATGCATAAGCGCTGTGGGTGTAGTAATGGTCTAGGGTGTCGTATTGGATGTTGTTAGCATCTAAATAGTCGCTCACTCTTTTCGATATGGTCATTGGATAACCCTCCGAATGTAGCGGATGTGCATTCAAAGTATAGCGGTGCGAAACTAAATAACGCTGACATTGGTCAGAATTCCTGGATTTACTAAATATTTTTTTTAATTAATAAAAATTTTTAACATAAAGTAAATGCATAATGGATCTTGCTAATAAGAGGGTGTGTGCTTTTATTTCTATTTCACTATTAGTGCCTAATAGCTGTTTATCCTAAGGGCTCTATCCAATAGCTATTAACATATTGTTTTCTGTACTATCTGGTTTTTTATTGTTGTGATTTGATATGTTTTTATTTGTTCTTCAATAGTTTTTAGCTCACAGGAATAATAAGTTGAGCTCAATGATTTTGATACTTTTTCGCGTTAGGTGGTATGGCTAAAATGGCAATGGAAACTGTAGGGAATGTGTGAGTTTCTCCGAAACGTTTTTATTTTTGGTATAACTTAATTCTGTGGGTCGAGTGCCCATGACGGATGTTTTTGTCGGGAGTTTGTTGAGCTGCGCCAATGGTTGAGCGAGGAGCAATTTGCTCAATTCTTTGCTATTCGTCGGTTTTTTGTCCGGCCCGGCCAACGGTCATAAGGGGCTTGAGGATTGTTTTTTTCGTGCGAGTTGGTTGGCAGCGTTTTTTTGGTTTTTGCAAGTCGTTACTCGTGATTGTATGTATTTTGCTCAGCTTTATCTTTTGTTGGTGGGCATCGGAATTATTTCATGTGAGTCTGTTCGACTTTTCTGAAAGGTAATATTTTTCTCTGGTGGCGGCATAAGCTAAGCTCTAGAAAAGTTTCCTTTGTCATTTGCTTGGGTGAAAAACATGCGTGTTGGAATTCCGAAAGAAATCAAACCACAAGAATACCGAGTGGGACTGACCCCTGCGGGGGTCAGAGAGCTTGTTAGCGCTGAGCATGATGTTTATGTACAGGCAGGAGCGGGATTAGGTATAGGTATTAGTGACGAGCAGTACCAAAGGAGTGGAGCGGTGGTATTACCGTCTGTGGAAGAAGTGTTCGAGGAGGCTGAGCTTATTGTCAAAGTGAAAGAGCCGTTGCCGGAAGAAACCGGTCTGCTGCAGAAAAAGCACATGCTGTTTACTTTTTTGCATCTCGCGGCCAATAAAGCGCTGACAGAACAGTTATTGGCGAGCGAGGCGACCTGCATTGCTTACGAAACCGTCACCGACCCAACCGGAGCACTGCCATTGCTTTCACCGATGAGCGAAGTTGCCGGGAGGCTTTCGATTCAGGCGTCGGCAACCTGCCTGGAGAAAAATCAAGGTGGTAAAGGTGTGTTGATGGCGGGAATCCCTGGGGTGGCTCCCGCGAATGTGTTGATCCTGGGTGGGGGTGTAGTCGGTCTAAATGCTGCCAGAGTCGCTATCGGAATGGGGGCTCGGGTTACCCTTATGGATAAATCCCTTCCCCGTTTAAGAGGAATTGACGAACTATATGGCCCGAGTATTACCTGTTTGTACTCAACTCAGGAAACCATTGAGCGCTTATTGCCAAGTATGGATGTCGTGATTGGCGCGGTGCTAGTACCGGGTGCATCGGCACCGAAGCTCATTAACGAAGAAGACTTGGACCTGCTGGATGAGGGATCGGTGATGGTCGATGTGGCAATCGATCAGGGGGGCTGCTTTGCTTCCAGTCGACCCACAACTCACGATAAGCCGACCTATATCCATAAAGGGGTAGTGCACTACTGCGTGGCAAATATGCCAGGTATAGTCGCCAAAACTTCCTCTTTTGCTCTAACTGATGCGACCTTGCCTTACATCCAGGCGTTAGCGGGTAGAGGTAAGCGGGCCCTATTGGAGGATGCTTACTTCCTAAGTGGCGTCAATCTGAGCGAGGGGGAGGTCACGCATCGTGCAGTTGCAGACTCTTTGGGGATGAAATATTCCCACCCCGGGCAGGTTTTACGGCCCGCACCTTCGCGTTAGTGCTATTTGAGCAGAAACTCAGCCCGTTCAATATAAATCCGCATCTGCACGGGATATAATGGCCGGCATTTTATTTCCGGCCCATTATTGATAAGAATTCCATGAGTAGTACGCATTTTAAAGAAGAAATTGGCAAGCGACGGACGTTTGCTATCATCTCTCACCCTGACGCAGGTAAAACCACCATCACCGAAAAACTCCTTCTTTTCGGCAATGCCATTCAGTTAGCGGGTTCCGTAAAAGGAAAAAAGGGACCGCATGCGAAATCTGACTGGATGAGTATGGAGCAGGAGCGTGGAATTTCTGTGACCTCTTCGGTGATGCAATTCCCTTATAAAGAGCGTGTTGTAAATCTGCTGGACACGCCGGGCCACGAAGACTTTTCTGAGGATACCTACCGCACCCTAACCGCAGTGGATTCTGTATTGATGGTAATCGATGGGGCCAAGGGTGTTGAAGATCGAACTATCAAACTCATGGATGTTTGTCGCTTGCGAGATACTCCTATTTTATCGTTTATTAACAAGATGGACCGGGATATTCGCGATCCAATCGAGGTAATGGATGAGATTGAGGATGTGTTAAAAATCGCCGCCGCGCCCATTAACTGGCCGTTGGGAATGGGTAAAGAATTTAAAGGTGTATACAACCTGTATACCGATACCGTTCATGTATACAGTCATGGTCAGGGTCATACCATTCCTGAAGATATTCAGATAAAAGGTTTGGACAGCGCTGAGTTTGATGCGTTGATGGGGCCATACGCTGACGATGTTCGAGAAGAAATCGAATTGGTTAAAGGTGCGACTCACGAGTTTGATTTAGAAGAGTATCTTGCTGGCAGGCTGACACCTGTCTTTTTTGGTACGGCCCTGGCGAATTTTGGTGTGCGGGAAATGCTCGATGGTTTTGTCGAGTGGGCTCCTCCTCCCATCAGTCGTTTGTCGGAAGCAAGAGAGGTTGCGCCAGATGAAGAAAAGTTCTCGGGTTTTGTGTTCAAGATCCAGGCGAATATGGATCCAAAGCACCGGGACAGAATTGCCTTTATGCGTGTGTGTTCTGGTAAATACACCAAAGGCATGAAAATGAAACATGTGCGTATTGGTAAGGATGTCAAAATTGCGGATGCCGTAACGTTTTTAGCCGGTGATAGAAGTCATGTGGAAGAGGCTATTTCGGGCGATATTATTGGTTTGCATAATCACGGTACGATACAGATTGGCGATACTTTTACGGAAGGTGAAACGCTTAAATATACCGGCATTCCTCATTTCGCTCCCGAACTGTTTCGTCGGATTCGTCTGAAAGACCCGTTGAAAACCAAGCAATTGCAGAAAGGTTTGCAGCAGCTTTCTGAGGAAGGTTCTACCCAGGTATTTTTCCCTGTTAACAACAATGATATTGTGGTTGGTGCGGTTGGTGTACTGCAATTTGAAGTGGTGGCATACCGGCTGAAAGACGAATACAAAGTTGAGGCAATATACGAACCGGTTAACGTGGCGACAGCCCGTTGGGTGGAATGTGACGATGCCAAAAAACTGGAAGAATTTAAACGCAAGTGTGCGGATAATTTATCTGTTGATGGCGGTGGTCACTTAACCTATCTGGCCCCTACGCGTGTGAATTTGTCATTAACCGAAGAACGTTATCCTGATGTTGTGTTCAGAGCGACGCGAGAGCACTAATCGACAAAATAAAAATAATGGACGAATCGAAATTGTTACCCGATGTACCTGAACACATGCCTCAAATGCAAAATCGTTATGCATTGGGCTTGGTAAAATTTATTGGTCGAGCCCTGCTGAAACTAGCAGGGTGGAAGGTGGTTGGGGAGTTTCCAAAGGAGAAGAAGTTAATTATCGCCGCGGCCCCCCATACCTCTAATTGGGATTTTATTCTGGCCATGAGTGCGGTTATGGCGCTTGGAATAAAAATTTCGTATCTGATGAAAAAGGAAGCCTTCTTCTGGCCATTTAAAAATATGTTTATGGCTCTGGGGGGAATTCCCCTGGATAGAAGTGCAGCTGAAGATACTGTTGAGCAAATATCGAGTTGGTATAACACCCACGATAAAGTGTGGGTGGTTATTACTCCTGAAGGTACTCGCTCCAAAGTGGATAAATGGAAAACCGGCTTTTTACGGGTAGCGGAGAAAGCCAATGTACCCGTTATGCTAGTGGCATGGGATTACCCATCCAAGACGATGCATCTGGATAAAATCTGGCAAACAACTGGAGATTATTATCGAGACATTGATCAGATGCGAGAATACATAAATTCCAGATACACAGCTAAACATCCAGACAAACAATAATCGACCTGGGAGAACTTTATGGTGTCTGAATCTCCAATTGCACGCTTTTTAAATGTCATGGCTGCTTTCGTTATTGTGGTGGCGGGAATGAAGGCGGCGGAATCTATTTTGGTGCCTTTTCTTCTCTCCTTGTTTATCGCGGTTATTCTTACTCCACCTTTAATGTTAATGCGCAGCAAAGGGATTCCTGGTTTTTTATCTATTCTGATTATGATCGGTGTAGTGGTCATTGTTGGGGCAATTATCGGCACGGTGGTTGGAGCGTCCATTGCAGACTTTCGCCAGGACTTACCAGAGTATCAGGCTCGACTTCAGACTATGACCGGTAACCTGTTCCATAAGTTAAACAGCTTTGGTTTTAATATCGACGCCAGCCAGTTTAAAGAAGGATTGAATCCTTCAGCAGCGTTATCCTTAGCGGGAAATACTTTAGCGTCATTTGGCAATCTGATGACTAACGCCTTATTGATTCAGCTTACTGTAATTTTTATTCTGGTTGAGGAAGTGGGCTTTCGCGAAAAAATCCGCTTCTTTAAGAACTCAGATAAAACCCTCGCCGCGATCGAAAAATTTACCTCTGGTGTCAACAGCTATATGGCAATTAAGTCGCTTATGAGTCTTCTCACTGGCGCTATTGTTATGGTGTGGTTGTGGATTCTTGGGGTTGATTATTTTGTTCTCTGGGGGTTACTGGCTTTTTTACTAAACTTTGTTCCAACCTTGGGCTCGATTCTGGCGGCTGTACCTGCGGTATTGCTTGCTGTCGTTCAGCTTGGAGTGGGTGACGCTGTATTGGTGGCGGCAGGTTATTTAGCGGTGAACTTTATTGTTGGTAATGTTTTGGAGCCGAGAGTAATGGGCAAAGGTCTGGATCTCTCCGCCTTGGTTGTGTTTCTTTCGTTGGTTTTCTGGGGCTGGGTGCTTGGCCCGGTGGGTATGCTGTTATCGATCCCCCTGACAATGACGGTAAAAATTGCGCTGGAGAGTTTTGAAGATACTCGTGCAATTGGGTTAATGCTTGGATCTGGTCGGAGTATTCTGCATCGCTCGGAGGAGTTGGAAAAGGACGCTGAAGCGAGTGTGAT includes:
- a CDS encoding peptidylprolyl isomerase; the encoded protein is MKVEQDKVVSFHYELKDVDGNLLEASSSSYPSLYLHGHNNMLQGIETALEGKQDGENVSVTLEQDDAYGRRRENAAARVPLKNIQLPDNAPVKGKLKPGQIVLVKTPQGMRDARVVKHGLKAVDIDTNHPFAGMTLVFDINIVSVREATAEELAHGHAHGDGGHQH
- a CDS encoding peptidylprolyl isomerase, with the protein product MVFSDISDLDINLPKRDAGSVSSNTSRHSGSSAQALIIDGLLRKKAKSLGIDTSLDDVALAEAVFEKEVTYSCTTEEECLKYYEENKHEFFSIPTIEVSHILISADSENAESKQVAKSLAEKLISDLTAGVVTFSEMANMYSCCPSRDNGGYLGKVSNGQAVAEFEKALLKGELGIQAAPIETRFGFHVVNILDKAFARERSFDCVKGQITEYLNEKKRCKAIAEYVRELVHSAEAQNISVDTSKTYLQ
- a CDS encoding peptide chain release factor 3, translating into MSSTHFKEEIGKRRTFAIISHPDAGKTTITEKLLLFGNAIQLAGSVKGKKGPHAKSDWMSMEQERGISVTSSVMQFPYKERVVNLLDTPGHEDFSEDTYRTLTAVDSVLMVIDGAKGVEDRTIKLMDVCRLRDTPILSFINKMDRDIRDPIEVMDEIEDVLKIAAAPINWPLGMGKEFKGVYNLYTDTVHVYSHGQGHTIPEDIQIKGLDSAEFDALMGPYADDVREEIELVKGATHEFDLEEYLAGRLTPVFFGTALANFGVREMLDGFVEWAPPPISRLSEAREVAPDEEKFSGFVFKIQANMDPKHRDRIAFMRVCSGKYTKGMKMKHVRIGKDVKIADAVTFLAGDRSHVEEAISGDIIGLHNHGTIQIGDTFTEGETLKYTGIPHFAPELFRRIRLKDPLKTKQLQKGLQQLSEEGSTQVFFPVNNNDIVVGAVGVLQFEVVAYRLKDEYKVEAIYEPVNVATARWVECDDAKKLEEFKRKCADNLSVDGGGHLTYLAPTRVNLSLTEERYPDVVFRATREH
- a CDS encoding DUF4332 domain-containing protein — encoded protein: MAYALDFNKIELGQYLEELTQKELLPSRSALKFGLEKRFTQISRQGIRNLQDLRAVLKTKKRLEDFATRSGVNMEYLILLAREINSMEARPVKLREFPNVDMTSVHALESIGIDSSEQLFNASTTKERREHLIDVTGIKPSQLDELVRLSDLVRIQWVGTAFARILWLAHVDTVEKVASSDEQELYQKIGSVMERSYIGIAKLGMKDAKRCIHAARQLTYDIQY
- a CDS encoding macro domain-containing protein, producing MANIAIIAGDITLAETDAIVNAANPIMLGGGGVDGAIHRAAGSELLEECYKVESVNGIRCPTGEARVTGAGKLRAKYVIHTVGPRYRFEKKPEELLASAYTACLDLALEKGCKSIAFPAISCGVYGYPLREAAHIAIKCCLADRYSGLDIYFYLFEQGAHVIWQDTLQRMQSGDDK
- a CDS encoding AI-2E family transporter — translated: MVSESPIARFLNVMAAFVIVVAGMKAAESILVPFLLSLFIAVILTPPLMLMRSKGIPGFLSILIMIGVVVIVGAIIGTVVGASIADFRQDLPEYQARLQTMTGNLFHKLNSFGFNIDASQFKEGLNPSAALSLAGNTLASFGNLMTNALLIQLTVIFILVEEVGFREKIRFFKNSDKTLAAIEKFTSGVNSYMAIKSLMSLLTGAIVMVWLWILGVDYFVLWGLLAFLLNFVPTLGSILAAVPAVLLAVVQLGVGDAVLVAAGYLAVNFIVGNVLEPRVMGKGLDLSALVVFLSLVFWGWVLGPVGMLLSIPLTMTVKIALESFEDTRAIGLMLGSGRSILHRSEELEKDAEASVIKLPQMD
- the ald gene encoding alanine dehydrogenase, which encodes MRVGIPKEIKPQEYRVGLTPAGVRELVSAEHDVYVQAGAGLGIGISDEQYQRSGAVVLPSVEEVFEEAELIVKVKEPLPEETGLLQKKHMLFTFLHLAANKALTEQLLASEATCIAYETVTDPTGALPLLSPMSEVAGRLSIQASATCLEKNQGGKGVLMAGIPGVAPANVLILGGGVVGLNAARVAIGMGARVTLMDKSLPRLRGIDELYGPSITCLYSTQETIERLLPSMDVVIGAVLVPGASAPKLINEEDLDLLDEGSVMVDVAIDQGGCFASSRPTTHDKPTYIHKGVVHYCVANMPGIVAKTSSFALTDATLPYIQALAGRGKRALLEDAYFLSGVNLSEGEVTHRAVADSLGMKYSHPGQVLRPAPSR
- a CDS encoding YbaK/EbsC family protein; the encoded protein is MTISKRVSDYLDANNIQYDTLDHYYTHSAYASALAAHIPAKTIVKAVIFEDHEGHHLMAILPADAKVSVSKLEESLSKGLHLVDEEHIYAMFNDCEPGAIPAIGQAYNMNIVCEQDLDKLNDVYIEAGDHETLLHLSQEAFQKLMKNIKHIHFSQRTYH
- a CDS encoding HAD-IA family hydrolase; protein product: MAAKTFAELIQQIETYDAYIFDLDGTLVDSSKAILEILNEWCESRELDLEIMLAASHGARITDVLPSVAPQLDVEDEVEYLLKRELEVQTGLTEIPGAGEWLHQLTERGKSWGVATSGTKAVAKMRMNAANLPVPSVFVTAEMVYQGKPNAEQFQIAAEWLGFATQRCLAFEDSNNGVCSALAAGCDVVVVGRECQIQHNRIIGKIENYFPLIVSEEVSAD
- a CDS encoding protein-L-isoaspartate(D-aspartate) O-methyltransferase, which encodes MSYDNRPLPIGYGQTISQPFIVALMTQYLDINSDDIILEIGTGCGYQAAILGELAKRVYSIEIIPTLAESARQRLQDLGYTNIEVYSQDGHLGLDDYSPYDSIIVTATGKTIPKALIKQLKQGGKMILPIGGEYETQYLTLVEKKSGNRIEKLRSIPVRFVPLTHD
- a CDS encoding lysophospholipid acyltransferase family protein, coding for MDESKLLPDVPEHMPQMQNRYALGLVKFIGRALLKLAGWKVVGEFPKEKKLIIAAAPHTSNWDFILAMSAVMALGIKISYLMKKEAFFWPFKNMFMALGGIPLDRSAAEDTVEQISSWYNTHDKVWVVITPEGTRSKVDKWKTGFLRVAEKANVPVMLVAWDYPSKTMHLDKIWQTTGDYYRDIDQMREYINSRYTAKHPDKQ